The Branchiostoma floridae strain S238N-H82 chromosome 10, Bfl_VNyyK, whole genome shotgun sequence genome has a segment encoding these proteins:
- the LOC118424554 gene encoding serine-enriched protein-like, protein MSVRSDTSRTTSDGSSITMDDVSSYCSSTESTCESGTQDSLTPGFADDPEGFSRFENKSGLAEDMKLLATMPELYDVTFLAGEEREPVYGIRAILAARSRVFHKLLFLTSPKIRNKKTSRHSGSFARIFSKLGSNDNLNMNSPDVIEVPDFDPDVFRDLMEYIHTGCVKLQPRTLIGLMNAAEFYGLEELRRACIGFLHCCISLDTVCPLLGSMEKYVHFKSTRSLMQKVLEFVDDHATDVLTQAPFAILPDHVVRLVLSRDVLQADEVTKFHAALRWARRYSDKHPDISVKAAISPLLDYIDFNSMSAMTLMKDIRATGTVPDEKLVTALAYQADPASVESMRMRNAARSPRRKRNNVTSQMAALSMSTDRLDDDVNSDVGESDSGNSSNDHDDGSLHYF, encoded by the exons GTACTTGTGAGAGCGGGACGCAGGACTCCCTAACTCCCGGGTTTGCAGACGATCCCGAGGGTTTCTCCCGGTTTGAGAACAAGTCGGGCCTAGCCGAGGACATGAAACTGTTAGCCACGATGCCGGAGCTGTATGACGTCACATTCTTGGCGGGAGAGGAGCGAGAGCCCGTGTACGGCATCAGGGCAATCCTCGCCGCGAGAAGCAG GGTGTTCCACAAGTTACTCTTCTTGACATCTCCCAAGATTCGCAACAAGAAGACATCTAGACACTCGGGCTCCTTCGCTAGAATATTTTCCAAGCTCGGCAGCAACGACAACTTGAACATGAACTCACCTGACGTCATCGAGGTGCCCGACTTTGACCCGGATGTGTTCCGTGACCTCATGGAGTACATCCACACGGGATGCGTCAAACTGCAGCCGAGGACGCTCATTG GGTTGATGAACGCTGCCGAGTTTTACGGGTTGGAAGAACTGCGGCGGGCCTGTATCGGGTTCCTACACTGCTGTATCAGTCTCGACACCGTCTGTCCACTACTGGGCTCTATGGAGAAATATGTGCACTTCAAGTCAACGAGGTCACTCATGCAAAAG GTGCTGGAGTTTGTAGACGACCACGCCACAGACGTGTTGACGCAGGCGCCTTTTGCCATTCTCCCTGATCACGTGGTCAGGCTAGTCCTCTCGCGAGATGTTCTGCAGGCAGACGAGGTCACAAAA TTCCACGCAGCTCTCCGCTGGGCCCGCCGCTACAGCGACAAGCACCCGGACATTTCCGTGAAGGCCGCCATTTCCCCACTGTTGGACTATATAGACTTCAACTCCATGTCCGCCATGACACTAATGAAGGACATCCGGGCCACGGGAACTGTCCCGGATGAAAAACTTGTTACTGCGCTTGCGTACCAAGCGGACCCTGCCAGCGTGGAGTCCATGCGCATGCGCAACGCGGCGAGATCGCCGCGGCGTAAGCGGAACAATGTGACGTCACAAATGGCGGCACTGAGCATGTCAACGGACAGGTTAGATGATGACGTCAACAGTGACGTCGGCGAATCGGACAGTGGAAACAGCAGCAATGACCATGATGACGGGAGCTTGCACTACTTCTAG